In Triticum aestivum cultivar Chinese Spring chromosome 5B, IWGSC CS RefSeq v2.1, whole genome shotgun sequence, the following proteins share a genomic window:
- the LOC123116079 gene encoding clavaminate synthase-like protein At3g21360 — protein sequence MEATSEQDGGGSGAGDYEALMAALMANRQLLEAKVGINNAMFAASDMATSQLGDSFVVGECQGQKTIDGKQMPLVLGPSTEGAGEDDGGTGYEALVAAVKAKRQWLEEKVVTNSAVLLRGFDVRDAAEFDAVVEALGWPDIRYVGPAPRTHVHGRIWTANEGPLEQSVYFHHEMVLIKEFPGKVILFCEVPPPEGGETPFVPSFRVTERALEEFPEMVEELDAKGLRYTFTAPSNNNTGSMRGRGWEDAFGTSDKSEAETRAKALGMGVEWLEDGGVKTILGPRTLTRVFPGRKGRRMWFNTLVGMHGKDLSSATAADGTEIPASFVQRCEEIIEEESIQFRWRKGDILILDNLATLHGRRPSLPPRRVLVATCK from the exons ATGGAAGCCACCTCAGAACAAGACGGAGGTGGCAGCGGAGCCGGCGACTACGAAGCTCTCATGGCAGCCCTGATGGCGAACAGGCAACTGCTGGAAGCCAAGGTCGGCATCAACAACGCAATGTTCGCCGCCAGCGATATGGCCACGTCGCAGCTCGGCGATTCCTTCGTTGTCGGCGAGTGCCAAGGGCAGAAGACCATCGATGGCAAGCAGATGCCATTGGTCCTGGGCCCGTCAACGGAAGGTGCGGGCGAAGACGACGGCGGCACTGGGTACGAGGCGCTCGTGGCCGCTGTGAAGGCCAAGAGGCAATGGCTGGAGGAGAAGGTCGTGACCAACAGCGCCGTTCTGCTGCGCGGCTTCGATGTCCGCGACGCGGCGGAGTTCGACGCAGTCGTGGAGGCGCTGGGGTGGCCGGACATCAGGTACGTTGGCCCCGCGCCGCGCACCCACGTCCACGGCCGCATCTGGACCGCCAACGAGGGGCCCCTCGAGCAGAGCGTCTACTTCCACCACGAGATGGTGCTG ATCAAGGAGTTCCCGGGGAAGGTGATACTGTTCTGTGAGGTGCCGCCGCCGGAGGGCGGAGAGACGCCGTTCGTGCCGAGCTTCCGGGTGACGGAGCGAGCGCTGGAGGAGTTCCCGGAGATGGTGGAGGAGCTGGACGCCAAGGGGCTCCGGTACACGTTCACGGCGCCGAGCAACAACAACACCGGGTCCATGAGAGGGAGAGGATGGGAAGACGCTTTCGGCACGTCAGACAAGTCTGAAGCAGAGACGAG GGCAAAGGCACTAGGAATGGGCGTGGAGTGGCTTGAGGACGGTGGCGTGAAGACGATCCTGGGTCCACGCACGCTGACCCGCGTCTTCCCAGGGCGCAAGGGACGGAGGATGTGGTTCAACACGTTGGTCGGGATGCACGGCAAGGACCTGAgctcggccacggcggccgacgggACCGAGATCCCAGCGAGCTTCGTGCAACGGTGCGAGGAGATCATCGAGGAGGAGAGCATCCAGTTCCGTTGGCGCAAGGGCGACATCCTCatcctcgacaacctcgccacgcTACATGGCCGGCGGCCGTCGCTGCCGCCTAGGCGGGTTCTCGTCGCAACTTGCAAGTGA